The [Clostridium] celerecrescens 18A genomic sequence GATTCTTTCCGGTAAGAAGAAATATCTTTATTCCTGTACACTGGCATTTCTTGTTCTTCTCGGAAGTCCGCTTTTTTTAACATCTTCCGGCCGTGAAAAAATAAAAGCTTTTGTAACTCCACAGTCTGCGATTTACACCACCTGGGATGATACGTACAATGGAATATTGATTCAGGAGCTGCTTTCAAGAACTTCTCTTACTCACGGCCTTTTACTCTCCCCGGAGGAAATGATGGATTACGGTACCGGTGCATGGTATTTCGCTTCCCGTGATCCGCGGCATATTGGCATAGTAGGCATTCATACCGACAAACAGCAGCAGGAATTTCAGGAGAAAGTGGAGGCAATTGAAAAGCAAGGAGGAAGACCGCGATATATCCATTACCAGGCAGATGATGTGACCCTCTGGGATATTCTTCCTCAGCACTACCATAATAATTATTTGATTGCTGTATGTATCTTCCTGTTTGGCTGGCTTCCGGGGCTGGCTATGATAGGAACCATTGGCCTGTTTTATTGGATCCTTTTTTCATACATCAGACGGATCCATGGGAATCTGGCTTCATCTCTTGCTTTTTGCTGTGGTCAATGCTTGCTTTGGCAGGGAGTATTTTACCTGTTGGGAAACTTTGGTTATCAATATGCGATTTTTCCCAATCTTCCCTTGATTTCAGAGGGGCAGCTAAGCATACTCCTCAATATGTTACTTCTTGGGCTTGTTTTTTCAGCATACCGTTATGACCACGTAATAGAAGAGCCTGTAAATTACAGGCCAATCACATCCGGCTGAATGACCGGGGCAATAATTTTCATCTTTTCATTTTATAATACAAGATGCTATGACTACTATCAATATTAAGTTAATTTCATTCCGGCAATAAAAAAACTACCAACTTAATATTGATAGTTTTAATGTTAACAATTAAAATCAAAAACCTACTCTTTTGGATTCGGCTCCGGGAGCCATGAAGTATTTAAGTCAGTTCCTTTAAAAACCCGCCTCAAACCATAAGATTTTTGCATATACATATCATCATCAGGATAATAGCAAGTATCTTCACTTTGATTAGTTCCAATGTCCAAAATTGCCAAAACCTCGTCACTGGAATTATAGAATGTATGGGCGATATTTTTCCCTGCCGGTTTTGCTATAAAGTCTCCCTGTTTTATGGTTCTCTCCTCTTCGTTTAAGCGTAAAGTTCCAGTACCGGAAAGGATCATAAAAAACTCTTCCTGCTGTGAATGACTATGATATCTCGTACTGTATGCTTTAGGCGGAACATAATCAATATTCACATAAATCTTCTGACTTCCGGCAGCCTCCCCCAATAGCTTTGTTACCAAACCGATCTCATCATCCCAAATAAACTGTTCAGGCAATTTATCCACGTTAAAGATATCCAATTAAAATTCTCCCTTCGCTCTTTAAATCATTTTATACGAGTAGAATATCACACAGCCTGCCAACATTCAATATTAGGTTTTCAATTTATGGATGATCTGCCAATAATAAAAGCACGGTAACCCCGTGCTTTTATTTGCATATCGTTCTTATTCTGCTAAATTGACAATGTAAAAATTCGTCAGATCGTTTACCGAAAATATGGAAACTTAATCCGCATAAGTCCCTTTTGATTTAACCAACTTAGGCCGGTAACCCTGGGCCGTAAGTGCTGCCATAATGGTATTCTTATGTTCCGTTCCAAATGCTTCCATGGTTATGCGGAGTTCCACTGCCGCATTCCGGTTAATGCTGATAAACTGGTTGTGATCCAGACGGATGACATTACCCTGTTCTTTTGCAAGTAGCGCAGATATCTTTGCAAGCTCTCCTGGTTTATCCGGAAGCAGAACAGATACCGTAAAGATACGGTCTCTCTGCATCAGGCCCAGTTGGACTATGGAAGCCATGGTAATCACATCCATGTTTCCTCCGCTTAAGATAGAGACAATTTTTTTATTATCCACGTTCATGTGCTTTAATGCCGCAACCGTCAGAAGCCCTGAATTCTCCACGATCATCTTATGGTTTTCAACCATGTCAAGGAATGACACGATCAGTTCAGAATCCTCTATGGTGATGACATCATCCACATTTTCCTTGATGTAGGGGAATAGTTTTTCTCCAGGGCATTTTACAGCTGTTCCGTCTGCTATCGTGTTGACACTTGGAAGGGAAACCACCTTCCCCTGCCGTAAGGATTCCTGCATACAGTTGGCACCTGCCGGTTCCACGCCGATGATCTTGATCTTGGGATTTAACATCTTGGCCAGAGTAGAAACTCCTGTGCAAAGACCGCCGCCTCCGATGGGTACCAGGATATAATCAACAGTAGGAAGTTCCTTGATGATCTCCATGGCAATGGTTCCCTGCCCGGCTGCTACGTCCAGGTCATCAAATGCATGAATAAAGGTAAGCCCCCGTTCTTCTGAAAGCTTGTAGGCATAATTGCAAGCCTCATCAAAAACGTCGCCTTCTAATAGGACCTCCGCTCCATAGCCCTTGGTACGGTTTACTTTCATCAGGGGTGCCGTGGTGGGCATAACAATGGTTGCCGGAATGCCGGCCAGCTTTGCAGCATAGGCAACACCCTGGGCGTGATTACCTGCAGAGGCAGCAATAAGACCTTTGGATTTTTCTTCTTCAGACAGGGTGCTGATTTTATAATAAGCCCCTCTCACCTTGTAAGCTCCGGTATACTGCATATTCTCAGGCTTGAAATATACCTTATTGCCAGTCTGAGCGGAGAAATATTCACTGTATACCAGCTTTGTTTCCAGGATAACTTTGCTAACGGCTTCCGATGCTTCTTCAAATTTTTCCAATGTCAACATACTTTACGCCTCTTCTTTCTCTTCAACGTGAAACAATGCACTTACAAATTCTTTTGCATTGAATTTCTGCAGGTCATCAAGTTTCTCTCCTACCCCAATATATTTTACAGGAATTCCCAGCTCAGACTGGATAGCGACCGCAATGCCTCCTTTTGCGGTTCCGTCAAGCTTTGTAAGGATAATCCCGGTAATATCAGCAACCTCCATAAATTGCTTTGCCTGAACAAGAGCATTCTGTCCCGTGGTCCCATCCAGTACTACCAGGGTTTCCCGGTAGGCCTCAGGGTATTCCTTGTCAATGATCCGGTTGATCTTTTTTAGCTCTTCCATAAGGTTTTTCTTGTTATGCAGACGGCCTGCAGTATCACAGATTAAAAGATCCGCATGTCTGGATTTTGCCGCTGCTACCGCATCAAAAACAACTGCCGCAGGGTCGGAACCTTCCTGCTGGGCGATAATATCCACTCCGGCCCTCTTAGCCCATTCACTAAGCTGTTCTATGGCTGCTGCACGGAAGGTATCCGCTGCGGCAACGATCACCTTTTTTCCGTCATCCTTCATCTGCCCGGCCAGTTTGCCCACTGATGTGGTCTTTCCTACTCCATTTACGCCGATGATCAAAAGAACGGAATTCCGTTTTTCAAATTCATAGGCATTTTCTCCCAGATCCATCTGTTCCATGATGCTGTCCATGAGAAGCTGTTTGCATTCCATGGGATCCTTGATGTTTTGTTCTTTTACTTTCTTTCTCAAATCCTCCATAA encodes the following:
- a CDS encoding permease prefix domain 1-containing protein, producing MFYLNKKISDSAVTHFLEDVTDQISYKPLRPSIHQELESHIKDRIEEYESQGLSLADAERKALRGMGDAIAIGTGLNEAHKIQKSPRLAFITALLLLTGFVLSCFFRWTPEQMSNGYLYYIPGGILLVFTVLKGYPLLIRHRKILASSICLLYLAQIVIFFLSHFSGRRFGVVSTAYFATLLLVPVITVLLYCSRHNRKKFLTAALVCAGTWMLLMYTSGLYLISDTAAAIFLLSILGTVCFMIHRGILSGKKKYLYSCTLAFLVLLGSPLFLTSSGREKIKAFVTPQSAIYTTWDDTYNGILIQELLSRTSLTHGLLLSPEEMMDYGTGAWYFASRDPRHIGIVGIHTDKQQQEFQEKVEAIEKQGGRPRYIHYQADDVTLWDILPQHYHNNYLIAVCIFLFGWLPGLAMIGTIGLFYWILFSYIRRIHGNLASSLAFCCGQCLLWQGVFYLLGNFGYQYAIFPNLPLISEGQLSILLNMLLLGLVFSAYRYDHVIEEPVNYRPITSG
- the ilvA gene encoding threonine ammonia-lyase; amino-acid sequence: MLTLEKFEEASEAVSKVILETKLVYSEYFSAQTGNKVYFKPENMQYTGAYKVRGAYYKISTLSEEEKSKGLIAASAGNHAQGVAYAAKLAGIPATIVMPTTAPLMKVNRTKGYGAEVLLEGDVFDEACNYAYKLSEERGLTFIHAFDDLDVAAGQGTIAMEIIKELPTVDYILVPIGGGGLCTGVSTLAKMLNPKIKIIGVEPAGANCMQESLRQGKVVSLPSVNTIADGTAVKCPGEKLFPYIKENVDDVITIEDSELIVSFLDMVENHKMIVENSGLLTVAALKHMNVDNKKIVSILSGGNMDVITMASIVQLGLMQRDRIFTVSVLLPDKPGELAKISALLAKEQGNVIRLDHNQFISINRNAAVELRITMEAFGTEHKNTIMAALTAQGYRPKLVKSKGTYAD
- a CDS encoding cupin domain-containing protein: MDIFNVDKLPEQFIWDDEIGLVTKLLGEAAGSQKIYVNIDYVPPKAYSTRYHSHSQQEEFFMILSGTGTLRLNEEERTIKQGDFIAKPAGKNIAHTFYNSSDEVLAILDIGTNQSEDTCYYPDDDMYMQKSYGLRRVFKGTDLNTSWLPEPNPKE
- the ftsY gene encoding signal recognition particle-docking protein FtsY, whose product is MGEKKGFFGKLVAGLQKTRDNIIAGVDSIFSGFSAIDDEFYEEIEEILIMGDLGIQTTMSIMEDLRKKVKEQNIKDPMECKQLLMDSIMEQMDLGENAYEFEKRNSVLLIIGVNGVGKTTSVGKLAGQMKDDGKKVIVAAADTFRAAAIEQLSEWAKRAGVDIIAQQEGSDPAAVVFDAVAAAKSRHADLLICDTAGRLHNKKNLMEELKKINRIIDKEYPEAYRETLVVLDGTTGQNALVQAKQFMEVADITGIILTKLDGTAKGGIAVAIQSELGIPVKYIGVGEKLDDLQKFNAKEFVSALFHVEEKEEA